One region of Armigeres subalbatus isolate Guangzhou_Male chromosome 3, GZ_Asu_2, whole genome shotgun sequence genomic DNA includes:
- the LOC134221744 gene encoding uncharacterized protein LOC134221744 encodes MIHDNIHLSNIQKLHYLRASLKGDAARIISSLSISSYSYTVAWKLITDRYEDKNLLIKQHISSLFSVAPLRKECASGLSELADEFEKHVKILDTLETKAQHWDSVLVELLFSRMDAASQRQWENTRDKTVRPSYDSLIKFIHEYSRTLQSLMLSQSVCASTSEAKLTKSRLVSNHSASEQAPKCAACKQDHFLFQCEVFRNQTPHQRFDLVKRSNLCINCIKVTNLAKNCNSGCCKYCQKKHHTLLHLPSSASLTTTGTPSHSQPIEQTFPVHETSPYLPLAPSVPRFNGVPGVTSVDRSFSQSSPSEIVPRLPSSGIVTPPSTSCQTVSPIIIGESTVILFTALVNIYDNLGNRQVARALLDSGSQSSFISESMCQRLSLNRTKVNMPVNGIGQAIVNVRYVVSVTVSSRLNNQQFPLECLVLPKLTVNLPTKTVDIRTWQIPPHLQLADPQFYKCRGIDLIIGAELLPLILQPEQIPFDDQLPPLQKTSFGYVFSGKVSTPAVIPVTCLISTLDSLDAQVKRFWEVENFDFGKCLTTEEQQCEAHFASTHSRNSEGRYVVRLPVKEELLPSIGDTWNIAARRFSAVERRFRSDETLRKSYADFMEEYERLGHMEEVMTRVALPQYFLPHHAILRPDSSTTKIRVVFDGSSKSSNQLSLNDLLLTGPTVQPPMICTIINSRFHRFVMKADAEKMFRQILVHPEHRNLQQIAWRQEECKPLKIYRLNTVTYGTSCAPYLSTRVLNQLADDEGNDFPLAASIVKNDFYVDDLLTGANTIEALVEASTQLDGLLKRGGFTLRKWSSNHPSILAHLPESLKEDQTSLELDRSDSIKTLGLLWFPVADEFGFKVPDLPPLQHVTKRIVLSEMSQLFDPLGLIGPVVASAKMFVQQLWQEKLTWDEELPETLRSWWLSFRASTNIIRDLRVPRWVFGENTTRFEMHCFVDASSKGYGACIYAVSDGPCTSRSCNLLIAKSRVAPVSGYSIPRLELCAAVLGSQLADHIRQNTRFNAKITFWSDSSIVLHWISSPPSSWKIFVSNRVAEVQKLSNGAQWRHVPTLENPADRISRGVQPEDIMHDALWWHGPKFLLDEPQSWPDPIILLSAFDVQQQSTEQRQTVTLLCITSDDSLIHDFSQLSHLLRIAAYCLRFLRNCQLPKHDRNVGSITPIEYDSTLKSLIRVAQGKDFQQELRLLHKHKEDPLALRKADYKSPLKDLDAAFLADSWQNFSSKDSSPLHDMYSISSTRKQPVHGTTTDKPCYSNESIRNHGVELLWAYRSTGRGASVKVWVAVYVCFAVKAVVLDIVVGLSTASCVNSLRRFVSRVGRVRTIHCDNSTTFVGASREVKELRQVLVNQLKGTAWTTECLERGIEFQFIPPRAPHFGGLWEAAVKSFKRIFQKIIGVSTHHYDDMRTLVAQAECIMNSRPLTPLSNDPQDLSVLTPGHFLLGESIYQLPEPDFSQVPTNRLNHFQATQRTIADLWKRWSKEYIGLLHQRPAKWRKTPTEFRVGSMVLIKNDNVPSKQWPLGRVVATYPGKDNIVRVVDVRTQLGIRRRATSELCVLPIDADQELPKIVPTTSS; translated from the exons ATGATACACGACAATATCCACTTGTCCAACATTCAGAAGCTGCATTATCTGCGGGCTTCTTTAAAAGGCGATGCTGCTCGAATAATTTCATCCCTTTCAATCTCCTCATACAGTTACACTGTTGCATGGAAATTAATTACCGATCGCTACGAGGACAAAAATTTGTTAATAAAGCAGCATATTTCTTCGCTGTTTTCGGTTGCGCCGCTTCGGAAGGAATGTGCATCAGGTCTTTCCGAGTTGGCCGACGAGTTTGAGAAACACGTCAAGATTTTGGACACACTCGAAACCAAAGCTCAGCATTGGGATTCGGTGTTGGTGGAGCTCCTTTTCAGTCGTATGGATGCCGCCTCGCAAAGACAGTGGGAAAACACTCGCGACAAAACTGTTCGTCCTTCGTATGATAGCCTCATCAAGTTCATTCACGAATACTCTCGCACACTGCAGTCTCTAATGCTCTCCCAATCAGTTTGTGCATCAACATCGGAGGCTAAACTCACGAAATCGCGGCTTGTGTCAAACCACTCGGCATCGGAACAAGCACCTAAGTGCGCAGCGTGCAAACAGGATCATTTCTTGTTTCAATGCGAGGTTTTCCGTAACCAAACTCCTCATCAACGATTTGATTTGGTGAAAAGAAGTAATTTGTGCATAAACTGCATCAAGGTAACCAACCTTGCCAAAAACTGTAATAGCGGGTGCTGCAAGTATTGCCAGAAGAAGCACCACACCTTACTGCATCTCCCATCATCCGCTTCCTTGACTACGACTGGAACACCATCACACAGCCAACCCATTGAACAGACTTTCCCTGTGCATGAAACAAGCCCCTATCTACCGCTCGCTCCTTCGGTCCCTCGGTTTAATGGTGTCCCGGGCGTCACTTCGGTCGATCGTTCGTTCTCGCAATCGTCGCCGTCGGAAATCGTACCTCGCCTGCCCTCGTCGGGAATAGTCACGCCTCCATCCACATCCTGTCAAACCGTTTCACCAATCATTATTGGTGAAAGTACAGTGATTTTATTCACTGCTCTAGTGAATATTTACGACAACCTTGGGAATCGTCAAGTAGCACGTGCTCTACTAGACAGTGGATCGCAGTCAAGTTTCATTTCCGAGTCGATGTGCCAACGGCTTTCTCTTAACCGAACGAAAGTCAACATGCCAGTGAATGGTATCGGTCAAGCTATTGTCAATGTAAGATACGTAGTGTCGGTGACCGTTTCATCTCGTCTCAATAATCAACAATTCCCGTTGGAGTGCTTGGTGCTCCCTAAGCTGACAGTGAATCTCCCAACCAAGACTGTGGACATCAGAACGTGGCAAATCCCCCCACATCTGCAGTTAGCCGACCCGCAGTTTTACAAATGTCGTGGCATCGATTTAATTATCGGTGCCGAACTCTTGCCGCTCATTCTTCAACCAGAGCAGATTCCGTTCGATGATCAGCTACCACCACTTCAAAAAACAAGCTTTGGATACGTGTTCTCTGGCAAGGTTTCCACCCCAGCAGTAATCCCAGTTACTTGCCTTATTTCTACTTTGGATAGCTTGGACGCTCAAGTAAAACGGTTCTGGGAAGTTGAAAATTTTGACTTCGGCAAATGTCTCACCACCGAAGAACAACAATGCGAAGCACACTTCGCATCAACGCACTCTCGTAATAGTGAAGGTCGGTATGTAGTGCGTTTGCCAGTCAAGGAGGAGCTGCTCCCTTCAATCGGAGATACTTGGAACATAGCAGCACGTCGATTCTCCGCTGTCGAAAGGCGTTTCCGTTCCGACGAGACTCTACGCAAGAGCTATGCCGATTTTATGGAGGAATATGAGCGGCTCGGCCACATGGAGGAGGTGATGACTCGCGTCGCGTTGCCCCAATATTTCTTGCCCCATCATGCAATTCTACGTCCCGATTCGTCCACAACAAAAATCAGAGTAGTCTTCGACGGTTCATCGAAGAGCAGCAACCAACTATCACTGAACGATCTTTTGCTCACTGGACCTACTGTTCAGCCACCTATGATTTGCACCATAATAAATTCTCGTTTTCATCGATTTGTAATGAAGGCAGACGCAGAGAAAATGTTCCGGCAGATTCTTGTTCATCCAGAACACCGTAATTTACAGCAAATTGCCTGGCGACAGGAGGAATGCAAGCCGCTAAAGATCTACCGCCTCAATACTGTCACCTATGGCACATCTTGTGCCCCTTATCTATCCACACGAGTCCTAAACCAGTTAGCGGATGATGAAGGCAATGACTTTCCGTTGGCCGCATCTATCGTTAAGAACGACTTTTATGTTGATGACCTTCTCACTGGAGCCAACACCATCGAAGCTCTAGTTGAAGCCAGCACACAATTGGATGGTCTTCTGAAAAGAGGTGGTTTTACCCTCCGAAAATGGAGTTCAAATCATCCGAGTATCTTGGCCCACCTTCCAGAAAGTTTGAAGGAAGATCAAACGTCACTAGAACTCGATAGGTCGGATTCGATCAAGACGCTTGGCTTACTATGGTTTCCGGTAGCAGACGAATTCGGTTTCAAGGTTCCCGATCTCCCACCTTTGCAGCATGTTACAAAACGCATAGTACTATCGGAGATGTCACAACTATTCGACCCCTTGGGTCTCATTGGCCCCGTAGTAGCAAGCGCGAAGATGTTCGTTCAACAGTTGTGGCAGGAGAAATTAACATGGGACGAAGAGCTCCCCGAAACTCTACGATCATGGTGGCTGTCCTTTCGAGCTTCAACAAACATTATTCGAGATCTTCGAGTACCTCGATGGGTATTCGGGGAAAATACCACACGATTCGAGATGCACTGTTTTGTCGACGCCTCTTCGAAAGGGTATGGAGCATGTATATACGCAGTTTCAGATGGTCCATGCACGTCTCGAAGCTGCAACTTGTTGATAGCCAAATCACGCGTCGCGCCAGTAAGCGGTTATTCGATTCCAAGGTTGGAACTCTGTGCAGCTGTGCTGGGAAGTCAGTTGGCTGATCATATTCGGCAGAATACCAGATTCAACGCCAAGATTACCTTTTGGTCGGATTCATCGATCGTGTTACACTGGATTAGTTCTCCGCCGTCTTCTTGGAAGATTTTCGTGTCTAATCGGGTAGCAGAGGTTCAGAAGCTCAGCAATGGAGCTCAGTGGCGGCATGTCCCAACACTTGAAAATCCAGCCGATAGAATATCCCGTGGAGTACAACCGGAGGACATCATGCACGATGCACTGTGGTGGCATGGGCCGAAATTCTTGCTTGACGAACCACAATCCTGGCCAGATCCTATAATTCTGTTATCAGCTTTTGATGTTCAACAACAATCAACTGAGCAACGACAAACGGTTACGCTTTTGTGCATCACATCCGACGATTCGCTTATTCACGATTTCTCCCAGCTCTCGCATCTCCTCAGGATCGCGGCGTACTGTTTGCGTTTTCTCAGGAACTGCCAACTGCCAAAGCACGATCGCAATGTGGGATCAATCACTCCCATAGAATATGATAGCACCTTAAAATCTCTGATCCGAGTAGCGCAAGGTAAAGACTTCCAGCAGGAACTGCGCTTGCTACATAAGCACAAGGAAGATCCGCTGGCACTTCGTAAGGCTGATTATAAATCACCACTGAAGGATCTCGAT GCAGCGTTTTTGGCCGATTCGTGGCAGAATTTTAGCTCGAAGGACAGTTCACCATTGCATGATATGTACTCGATTTCGTCCACCAGAAAGCAACCAGTTCATGGCACCACTACCGACAAACCTTGTTATAGCAACGAAAGTATTCGAAATCATGGGGTTGAATTATTGTGGGCCTACCGTTCGACAGGGAGAGGTGCTTCGGTAAAGGTCTGGGTCGCAGTGTACGTTTGTTTCGCCGTAAAAGCCGTAGTCCTTGACATTGTCGTCGGTTTATCAACGGCGTCGTGCGTCAATTCGTTGAGGCGCTTCGTGAGTCGTGTCGGGCGCGTCCGTACAATACACTGTGACAACAGCACCACGTTCGTTGGCGCGTCGCGCGAAGTTAAGGAGTTGCGGCAAGTTTTAGTTAATCAACTGAAGGGCACCGCCTGGACGACAGAATGTTTGGAGAGAGGCATCGAATTTCAATTCATCCCACCCCGTGCACCACACTTTGGCGGGCTTTGGGAGGCCGCAGTTAAGTCGTTTAAGCGGATTTTTCAGAAGATCATCGGGGTATCCACACATCACTATGACGACATGCGTACACTGGTAGCGCAAGCGGAGTGCATCATGAACTCCAGGCCATTGACGCCTCTTTCCAACGATCCGCAGGACCTCTCCGTCCTGACTCCTGGACATTTTCTACTAGGAGAGTCCATTTATCAATTGCCCGAACCAGATTTTTCCCAGGTGCCGACTAATCGTCTAAACCACTTCCAGGCCACACAACGTACCATCGCTGATCTTTGGAAGCGTTGGTCCAAGGAATACATCGGGCTTCTCCACCAACGACCAGCCAAGTGGAGGAAGACACCCACTGAGTTCCGTGTTGGCTCAATGGTTCTAATAAAGAACGACAACGTTCCTTCGAAGCAATGGCCCCTCGGTAGGGTTGTGGCTACCTATCCTGGCAAGGACAACATCGTGCGCGTAGTGGACGTGCGTACGCAACTTGGTATCCGACGTCGAGCTACGTCAGAGCTTTGCGTTCTTCCTATCGATGCCGACCAAGAACTACCTAAGATTGTCCCTACTACATCTTCTTGA